The Muntiacus reevesi chromosome 5, mMunRee1.1, whole genome shotgun sequence genome segment GGGGTCAACTAGGAGGGCCACCTGGAGAAGAAGGTGATAAGGTTGGCCTTAAAGAGGAGACTGGAGAGCTTCTCAGATGAAGGGACCTCTGAGCAGAGGCTGTGAGGAAGGGCAATTGGAAAGTGATTTCAGGCCTTGGGATGCCCAGAGGGAGGCAGGACGCTATGAACAGAGGGTAGCCAGGCAGCCAAGTCTGCCCTAACCTCCCTCCCTGACCCCTGTAGATGGCCTACACCATCAACATCACCATTGGAACACCCCCTCAAGAGTTCAGTGTCATCATTGACACCAGCTCGTCTGACTTGTGGGTTTCCTTCATCTACTGCCAAGCTCCCTCCTGCTGTGAGTACCAGCCCCCCACCCATCttgtcctccccctccccccctccccccccccctccattCCCGGCACCTGACTGATACCCATCGCTTGTGTCGGCAGCTAAACACTTGAGATACAACCCTAAGATGTCCAGCAGCTTCCAATCTGACAAGGGGAACCCCATCAAACTCAGTTATGGATCTGGAAGCATAATGGGAGTTCTTGCCACTGACACGATTCGGGTAATGTGGGAACCAGGGGCTCAGTCAGGTCTGGTCCTGGGAGCAACCACTGCCTATAAAATAGATGCAGCTGGGAGGGACTGCCTTTCTGAAAGTCTCCTCGTGGCTGGCCACATGCCCAGCAGGGCCCTGTCCCTGGGGAGACAGCGCCCTTGCTGACACACAAACTCCCAAAACAGTGAGCCCCAGAGAGAGGTTTGGGGTGTGGACCTGCATCTCCATTACCCAAGGTGCATTTTGCTGGAGTGGGAAGAAGGGGGAATGAAGCACCCCCTTTTATATTCACAGGCTCTACAGGGCACTTTCATGGTAATAACTTGTTTTATCCTGCAACATCCCCAGGCAGGAGGTACTATTATTAGCTCAGGATAAAGACGAGGGACGTGAGGTATAGAGAGTGAGGGCCTTGCCCAGCTCATCTATTTTTTAAGTTGGAGCTTGACTGTCCTTCAAGACGCAAGTAACTGTGGGATTTGGGGAAACGATAAAGCTGATCTGGGGCCCCTGGGGCAGCACAGGGCTTCAGGTATCCAGGCAGGGAAATCAGGTGTCACAGTTGTAAGATGGGACTGATAAAAGGGTTCTCACTCTAGGAGGCCTTTGAGACTAATAAAAACTATGTtctgtgcccccacccccacccgcacccccccacacacacacacacagtgcctgAGTATGCTCTccctgtgtttctctgtctgggcctctgtctccctctgtctCACACACAAGTGTGCACATCCCCAAAAGCCTGATATCCAGGAAGAATGTTCATTAGAACCCAGCCAAAGATATTGTATAATGGGCTTTTGTCTTCCTGGGCAGACACAGGATCCACAATGCATTGCAATGAATTCAGTTCATGTTTGTCATCAGATCATAGTGTTGCCAAAGAGAAGACTATTCTGCTCTCTATTCATTGTATCCTCAGAGGGGAACCATTCAGTCCTGCCCTGAGTTTGGTTGCCCCACCTGTACAGAAGACATGAGACCAATTTGACTCACTCAGATGGTGTTTGCAGGATAAGCAGGCATTGCTAAGATGCATGGCCCCACACAAACGGAACCCAAATTCCTGTCCCAGCTTGATGTCCCCATCTGAGATCAACTGATGATTCAGTTCTCTAGAGTGCTAATGGCATCTACAGTCCCACAGCCCAGTTCTAGTCCCACTTCCCAAATTTTACGTGGgcacactctcctctctcacagaTCGGGCGACTTATTGCCAAGTCACAGACATTTgtcctcagcatgaatcagctcaGTGGGGCCTTGGAACATGCACCTTATGATGGCATCATGGGCTTAGCCTACCCCagccttgccatccaagggaccaCCCCCATCTTCGACAGCatgaataaaaatggaatcatttcTGAGCCTGTCTTTGCCTTTTTCATAAGCAGGTAAGTCTGAGCTGGACAAGTCCTCTCTCCAAATTAACTATAAGATGCTTTCAGTTGCATGAAAAATTAAAGACTACCTCATCCAGAATATTCCTGTGAGATGGTCTAGCCTAGGAGAACTATGGCCCCAGGATCACATCTGGCCCCGTcactgggtttttatttttatttatttttttttttttttactgggttTTTATCAATACAGTTTCATTGGAATACAACCATGCTCATGGGTCCAAGGGTGCAGCTTTGTCCAGGGAGGTGGAGGTAATAGGGAAAGCAATAGAAGGTGTCAGGATATTGGAGGAAAAGGCAACAGGATTTGCTAATGAATTTGATAAGGATGGAAGGAGAAGGATGCCTGGAATGTTTCCTTCCTCATTAACATTTCACTGAGAACCCAGGATGAGCTACAGAATTTGCAAGAGCcagcacaaaatgaaaatgtgaaaccCCTTGTTCAAAACACATTAGGGATTTCAAGACAGGGAGAGTGGAGGTGGGTGGCCTGCTCAGCttgaagtcccatggacagcacagGTCACAGGCAAGAGGAGTCAACCCTGGgtgagactgaacccatgttctTAGCTCCCTCAGACATCAGCTTTCCTGAAAAATGACAGGCTAGACAAGGAGGAAGCCCGACCCCTCCAGCATAGAGTCCTCTGAGGGTATATCTGAGCATCCAGGTGGCTGGAAAAGTCCAGGCCCTCTTCAGAAGGATGGGTGGTCGGAGCCAGGCCTGGTTGGAGCCAGGATGCCCAGCTTCGAACCTCTTCTGTGACACTCATTAGATGGGGACCGACCCTGGTCAGGTACGCAAGCTCTCCAAGCATCCGTTtccccatgtgtaaaatggagacCGTAGTAGTGCCTCTGACGGGTCAAGAAGTGCAGCCCTCAGACAGTGGCTGGTGTTACCCTCCTCCAACGagccccttcttccttctctcttcagCTGGCCGCAGAAGAGCAGCTTGCTGATGCTTGGTGGGGTGGACCACGCCTACCACAAGGGACCTCTCAAGTGGGTACCAGTGACCCAAGCCCGCTTATGGCAGATAACGGTGGACAGGTAAGTCTGCCCCTCTGAGGGCCACTGCAAATGATGCTGCCACACATGCACATGGACAcatacaattcagttcagttcagtcgctcagtcatgtctgactctttgcgaccccatgaatcgcagcatgccaggcctccctgtccatcaccaactcccagagtttacccaaactaatgtccattgagtttgtgatgccatccacccatctcatcctctgtcgtccccttctcctcctgccgtcaatctttcccagcatcagggtcttttcaaatgagtcagctcttcacatcaggtggccaaagtattggagttagtttcagcttcaacatcagtccttccaatgaacacccaggactgatctcctttagaatggactggttggatctccttgcagtccaagggactctcaagagtcttctccaacaccacagttcaaaagcacctattgttcagtgctcagctttctttatagtccaactctcacatccatacatgactactggaaaaaccatagccttgactagacacacctttgtcagcaaagtaatgtctctgctttttaatatgctgtctagtttggtcataactttccttccaaggagtaagcacctcttaatttcatggctgcagtcaccatctgcagtgattttggagcccaagaaaataaagtctctcactgtttccaatgtttccccatctatttgccatgaagtgatgggaccagatgccatgatcttagttttctgaatgttgagttttaagccaactttttcactctcctctttcactttcatcaagaggctctttagttcttcattttctgccataagggtggtatcatctgcatatctaaggttattgatatttctcccagcaatcttgattccaacttgtgcttcttccagcccagcatttctcatgatgtaccctgcatataagttaaataagcagggtgacaatatatagccttgacatactccttttggtacacacacaaatgcacacacagtcacacacagacatacgctccacacacacacgtaaaAACAGATACAGagacacatataaacacatacagaggcaaacatataaacacacagagacacacaaatacATGCAAACATGTGCACAGGAACACACACAACCCATGGGTTCACAGTTGCCCCAGAGCTGCTGTCCAGGCCTCTGACCAGGGTCCTGAAAGGGTCCAGAGAGGCCTGGGCAGCTGGGGGAGGGCTGCATTCCTCTGCTGTGAGGTGGGGAGCCTGGTTAGAGGCCCCTATAGTGTGAAGAAAAGAGGATCAGGGGGAATTTCACCAACCTGAACAGGGTTGTGTTAAGATGACCTACTGACCAAGGCCACCCAGGACCTAGGGTGTGCTCACGACACAGAATTGCCAGTTGAAAAGCTGAGAAAGTCCtgaaaaactgagaaaactggtcTCCTCAGAGAGAAGTTACACAACAGTGGAGAGAGTTTGGCTGCAGTCTTGACACCTGAGAGCAACGCATAAAAAGAGACACCCCACCTAACCAGTGCTACTTGCCGCCCGAGCCGGGCACACAGCGGGGCTGGGGCTGTGCCTGAATCAGGAAGCTGGGATCCAGGCGTGGCCTGAGGACAAGGGGCGAGAATTGATGGGATTCTCTGTGATAGCCTCAGGCCAAAGCTCACCTGCTCTTTGGAGGCCCCTGGGTCTGCTCATGCTACCCTGGCAGGGACCTCAGGGTCTGAGCCGGGTGAGGGGGCAGTGCTGGGAGACAAACTCTCCCAAGGCAGCCTGTGTCTCCCCCACTAccgctcattcattcactcaacaatcATACATTGTGCATCGCTTGTGTGCTGGGCACTTGAGGGAGGCACTGAGGATCCAACTTGCCCTGACATCTAGTGAGGCAGACGTACGTGAAACAACATGAAATGAAGTTCCCACACAGTGAATTACCACCTTGGTACATGCTAGACACGAGGAAGGGTCTACAGGGTCTGAGAACGACAGGAGCCTTATCTACTCTGGCGGGGAATACTTTCCTGACATAGTGACAATTAACCTGGAAAGTAAGGAGAAATTTGCTAAACAAAGGGGATGAGGTTCTAGGAAGCTTGCCAGCACAAGCCCAGGCCCTGAGCCTGGTGCCTGTAAGAACTGAAAGGAAGTTAAAAAGATGATGTGaccagaggaaagaaaaacagagtcagGGCAAGAGCTGAAGAGCTCTTCAGGAGAGAGTCAGGGAAGGGATAGTGATACGGGGGTCTCCAGAGTGATCCTAGTGCCTGCTTTGTCCCTCCGTCTTTCAGCATCTCCATGAATAGAAAAGTGATTGCTTGTTCCGGCGGATGTCAGGCCATTTTGGATATCGGGAGCTCATATTTGTTTGGCCCAACTGACATAGTCAGCAGCATCCAGAGGAGCATCAACCCCAGCCCCCTCCAGAATGAGCAGGTGACGGGTCATGCCACAGTCATTCTTGGGCTccccacacaccaaggaacaccTGGATCAACctctctcctgctttcttttacAGCGATTGATTTCATGTAACCGTGCCATGACCCTGCCTCCTGTTATCTTCACCATCAATGGCATGAGCTTCCCACTGTCCCGTAAATACTACATCCAGAAGGTGAGGGACAACCCTGGGGGCTGGTTCCCAAATCTCAGACTTACAGGAACCCTTGGGCTCCTGCTGGGAGGAGGGCGCCCTCTGCAGGCCGGATCACATCATTGCTGCACCTCAGATGCTGCTGAGCCCCGGTGGCTGGGCCAGCGCCTCCCACAAAACCAAACACGTGAGAGTGAAGGGCAGTCTGGGACATCCCTCCTCCTGCAATAACCATGGAGACACCACCCCATGCTGGCGTGGTGGGAGTCACAAGCAGAGGGGAACACTAAGGGCCTCAGGTTTCCCAGAGCTTCAGTTCAACCAGAGACCTCAGATGCATGAACACGGAAAGTCAGCTCTAGCAATCCCTGAAATAGAACAAGTGACAAGGTGGGTTGGCTGAGGACAGTCCTATTGTGCTGTCCCACCATAGGGGTTAACAGTCTCCCCTTCCCAACATGGAAGTGTCCAGATTGAGATCATAAATTACATGCTTATGCTAGAACTTGGCTACAACGTCGCACTCTGCGAGTTGCGGTACCGATCCCTCTGTGGGGAGGTTGGATGCTAAGGTGAATACAGGAGTACAGTGGCTGCTCAGTACCGGCACAGGGTGGAGGCTTCATGTCAGCTCCCCGTGGGAGTTCAGAGCAGGCTGATGGGCTCAAAGGAGGCTTTGGAGAAAGGGAATTGCAGTCATTCTAAACCCCCAGCCTCATAGAGGAATGAGGAAGCCTGCTTGGGTTGAGGCAAATCTATAATAGATTCTATGGTACCACGGGGGCTGTGCCAAAGGGGACCAGGGGCAGATTAGGGGTGAGGAGGGCTACAGACCAAGGGAGCACCAGGGTAAGTCACCCAACCCAGCTTGGAGTGGCCAAATGATGTGAGTTTAGGACCAGAAATTTTTCCTAGACGGCCTGAGCGCAGTATAAAGAATGCGTTGTGGCAATATTACTTACAACGTGTAACCAACAACaacctactatgtagcacaaggagctctgctcagtgttatgtggcagcctggacaggaggggagtttgggggagagtggggaCATGTATATGTGAGGCTGAGTCCCActgctgtccacctaaaactatcacaatactGTTAACTGGCTATCcttcaatacaaaatttaaaatttttttagaaaaagaatgggTTGTGGGCAATGGGGAGAAGAATAGGTATTCCCTGGGGAGGAAAAAAGACGGCAGGagtcagaaggaaagaaacagcagAGTCAGATGGGGAGCTATGggccattctttttctttaaaaaaaaaaaaaagtactttgaaGTAgagctgacttacaatgttgtgttaatttctgctctaaatCTAAgtcattcagttttatatatatatataaaaatgcatacctactttttcatattcttttccattacagtttatcacaggatactgaatacagttacctgtgctatacagtaggactttgttgttttacAGTCTCTATATATATCAGTTTGCATctgataatcccaaactcccagtcctcccctccccacacccctctGTCATGGCAACCACATGTTTTGGCCCTTCTTGTTCCTATACCCTCACTTCTGCAGCTGCTGTGAGAGCCACTTGATTCTTcccaaagaaggggaaaaaaatggaaaagctctCTGCTCTGGATATTGAGGGGGGTGGCAGGCAAGTGCTCATGCTGACTGGTGTGTATTTTTGTCTCCCCCAGGTTTCTGAAGACATCTGCTTTATAACCTTTAATGGGGGCACAGAAAACATGAGCCCCTCAGAGACCTGGGTCCTGGGTGACATCTTCCTGAGAGCATATTTCACAGTTTTTGATCGGGGAAACAATAGGATTGGCCTGGCTCCCTCAGTGTAAATACTGGGCTGCTTCAGGAATCACTCAGGCCCACTCCAAAGACACCTTCACACCTAGGGCACTCCCGCCCAGGAATGCTGGTGAACTGTGTTTGGTGCTATGCAAGCCCTGTCCTCAGAAAAGAATAAAGGATTTCATCTCAATAGAGCTAATACAAATGGCTGCTTCTGTTTGGGTTGGGGAGGTGCATCAAAATTGGAAAGGATCTAGAATCAAGTCTGAACCACAAGTAAAAGGATCCCAACTCCAATTGGCTTCAGGAAAGGAGAGACTTATTGAAAAGACACTGGGGATCTGGGATGCAGGAACTGGAGCAGATCCAAAGATCTCAGGGACTGTACCTAGGAATTCAGAAGCCATCAGCTCACACTTTGACACCCTCACacttccccttctctcttctttgaTTCTCTTAGCCTGACAGCTTTCGTCCCTCGGGTTTCTATACCTAGTGAGAGTTTCAAGCTGCCTGCTTCACGCCTTTATCTCTCTAAGGCAACTAACCAGTAAGGGAAGAAGCTCAGAAGACATCAGGGTTCCAGGGAGTTCTTTGAAGGGACCACATCTGATCATGTGTCCAGTCCTGGACCAAGCATCCTGACAGGGACCAAGCATCCTGACCAACCATCCTATAGCTGGTTTAATTCATCACCAGGCCCTGCCTGTTATGGTTATGTGTGCTTGACCAATTCCTCCAGAACCACATAGTTGAAACTGGGGAAAGGTACCCCCAAAGAAGTGAAGAGTTTATGACAGCAACACCAACTCCACCACTTCCCATCCAGATGGATAGGGTTACAGTGCCTGcacactcagtcatatctgactctatacgaccccatggactgtagctcccaggctcctcagtccataggatttgcaggcaagaatactggagtgggtagccatttccttctcaggggaaattcccaacccagggattgaactcaagcctcctgcactgggagcaagATTCTTAActctgagccatgtgggaagccctctTTCAGAGGGATGgtaaggggtaaaaaaaaaatagcttctaCCCTCCCCATCTCAGAGGAACACTGGCAGTAGCTTTCTGCTCCAGGGGGATCTCGGTGAAGTCCTTCAAGTTGAGATGGTTTCtgttcctcctcccaccccagtcaCCAGCTCTCTACAACCCATACCTGCTGTGTCCTTTCCAGTCCCATTTCCCAAGTTTCAGGTCTGTGTGGATCTTTGAGCCATTCCCCTCCTCTGGGGTCCAGCATGACCCTTCCATTGGCCTCTAGTGCTGCTGGGGAGGATGCCACTCATATAATGGGGGA includes the following:
- the LOC136168944 gene encoding pregnancy-associated glycoprotein 2-like, with amino-acid sequence MKWPVLFGLVALSECIVIIPMTKMKTLRETVLEEIMPKHFLEEQSYSLSQETTLDHNFSSHPLRNFLNMAYTINITIGTPPQEFSVIIDTSSSDLWVSFIYCQAPSCSKHLRYNPKMSSSFQSDKGNPIKLSYGSGSIMGVLATDTIRIGRLIAKSQTFVLSMNQLSGALEHAPYDGIMGLAYPSLAIQGTTPIFDSMNKNGIISEPVFAFFISSWPQKSSLLMLGGVDHAYHKGPLKWVPVTQARLWQITVDSISMNRKVIACSGGCQAILDIGSSYLFGPTDIVSSIQRSINPSPLQNEQRLISCNRAMTLPPVIFTINGMSFPLSRKYYIQKVSEDICFITFNGGTENMSPSETWVLGDIFLRAYFTVFDRGNNRIGLAPSV